Part of the Natrialbaceae archaeon AArc-T1-2 genome, GTCGTTCGGTACCTGAATGCGCATGAGCTGACGGAGTGCGCGTTCGTCGGCGTCCAGATCGATCAGGCGTTTGTGGACGCGCATCTCCCAGTGCTCCCACGTCGCGGTGCCTTCGCCGTCGGGCGACTTTCGAGTCGGCACCTCGAGCGTCTTGGTGG contains:
- the rpsJ gene encoding 30S ribosomal protein S10; this translates as MQQARVRLAGTSPDDLDDICDDVREIANNTGVNLSGPIPLPTKTLEVPTRKSPDGEGTATWEHWEMRVHKRLIDLDADERALRQLMRIQVPNDVSIEIVLED